A genomic stretch from Anaerolinea thermophila UNI-1 includes:
- the grpE gene encoding nucleotide exchange factor GrpE, giving the protein MKQEETKPEAESVVSETQPAASVDAEQVAQTAETAEREALKEEVEALRQRVKALEEYIRELEGKQKEYIEGWARERADFSNYKRRIEREQATLAQNITGEILKKYLLILDDMSRAMKMRPKDGEAASWADGIELIYRKLQSILDAEGIQRIPAEQEMFDPMRHEAITYEESPEHESGQIIEVLQDGYTLGDRVLRPARVRVAR; this is encoded by the coding sequence GTGAAACAAGAAGAAACCAAACCCGAAGCGGAGAGTGTTGTGTCCGAAACTCAACCTGCCGCTTCAGTTGATGCCGAACAGGTTGCCCAAACCGCTGAGACGGCAGAACGAGAGGCTTTAAAAGAGGAGGTTGAAGCCCTGCGCCAGCGGGTCAAAGCCCTGGAGGAGTACATTCGCGAACTGGAAGGCAAGCAAAAAGAGTATATTGAGGGCTGGGCGCGCGAACGGGCGGATTTTTCCAATTACAAGCGGCGCATCGAGCGGGAGCAGGCAACCCTTGCCCAGAATATTACCGGCGAGATTCTCAAAAAATACCTGCTCATTCTGGACGATATGAGTCGCGCCATGAAGATGCGCCCCAAAGATGGCGAAGCCGCTTCCTGGGCGGATGGTATTGAACTGATCTACCGCAAACTGCAAAGCATTCTGGACGCCGAAGGTATTCAGCGCATCCCTGCCGAGCAGGAAATGTTCGACCCCATGCGGCATGAAGCCATTACGTATGAGGAAAGCCCCGAGCATGAGAGCGGGCAGATTATCGAGGTTTTACAGGATGGTTATACACTGGGAGACCGTGTTTTACGACCCGCAAGGGTGCGAGTAGCGCGATAG